In Mastigocladopsis repens PCC 10914, a single window of DNA contains:
- a CDS encoding two-partner secretion domain-containing protein, which translates to MFFELTTILQKAFISFVQMKYLFPLITLSLLVKTPLPVRAQTQISPDGTLPTNVNNVGEGVYEITGGTQPSNGANLFHSLKDFSVQSRDTARFVHSQGVDNIITRITGGLPSEINGTIQTLINATTDIGQANLFLLNPSGIIFGENASLDIGGSFFATTADKMTFADGTEFSATNPTASPVLTISVPIGLQYGSNPNSSIRVNGNGNNLLVDFSSGYVDRTNRPQGLHNETQTGKTIALVGGNVVLDGGNVTHPEGRVEIWSVKTGEVSLVNNNQQLQLQPGQGINYGDIELLNAASVDTSGNSAGSIQLRGGNISLTDGSVVITDTLGNGTPGTLNVFASESLKVQGIVDNPNNQYYSGIFADVAPDATGNGSNIVIETKDLQVSDGGQIQSATFGAGSAGDLSVRAKDIQAIGDSFLGASGIFSPVNPSATGNGGNLNIETGSLRIEAGAQIFTTTFGLGKSGELNINASDIEVTGVSEGGSSQISATVEKISGFSDSGTGQGGNVNIQSRSLRLVDGGQVASATTGSGNAGNLQINADNVELVGTSTLGRSGLFASAIQDSGNGGNITVTANQLTIRDGATISVSNFQSQDPNNKGTGAAGSIQINAPTLLLKNQGSITADTNAGDFGDITIESQNLVMRQGSKISTNALNSSNGGNLTISTDTLVAVENSDITANAQKGFGGRVVVNAQGIFGTQFREQDTSESDITASSELGSEFNGTVQIDTVDVDPSRGLVKLPTSLTDSSQRIATGCAATAKNNSLVFSGRGGIPENPNYTLRGQTLWYDTRNFSEPQKAERTLSGGSPRSEVQSDRRQTPEETIVEAQGWVVDADGKVELVAVVPNASPKLQAPGCGGA; encoded by the coding sequence ATGTTTTTTGAGTTGACAACAATTTTACAGAAAGCTTTTATTTCCTTTGTACAAATGAAATACTTGTTTCCTCTTATTACTCTCTCTCTCCTGGTGAAAACTCCCTTGCCAGTTAGAGCGCAAACCCAAATTAGCCCCGATGGCACTTTACCTACCAACGTCAATAATGTTGGTGAGGGAGTCTATGAAATTACTGGCGGTACCCAACCTAGTAATGGTGCTAATCTTTTCCACAGCTTAAAAGATTTCTCTGTACAATCAAGGGATACAGCCCGTTTTGTCCATTCCCAAGGTGTTGACAACATCATCACCCGCATCACTGGCGGGTTGCCTTCTGAAATTAACGGCACCATCCAAACACTGATCAACGCTACCACAGATATCGGTCAAGCTAACCTGTTCCTCCTCAATCCTAGCGGTATCATCTTTGGAGAAAATGCCAGTTTGGACATCGGCGGTTCCTTTTTTGCCACCACCGCAGATAAAATGACATTTGCCGATGGTACAGAATTTAGCGCCACTAACCCGACAGCCAGCCCAGTGCTAACAATTAGCGTTCCCATTGGGTTGCAATACGGGTCAAATCCTAACAGTAGCATTCGTGTCAACGGTAATGGCAACAATTTATTAGTCGATTTTAGTTCTGGTTACGTAGACCGCACTAACCGCCCACAGGGACTGCACAACGAAACCCAAACGGGTAAAACTATAGCTCTGGTGGGTGGGAATGTGGTGTTGGATGGCGGAAATGTCACACATCCAGAGGGAAGAGTGGAAATTTGGTCAGTCAAGACTGGTGAAGTTTCTTTAGTCAATAATAATCAACAGTTACAACTTCAACCAGGACAAGGAATTAACTACGGTGACATAGAATTGTTGAATGCAGCATCTGTTGATACCAGTGGCAACAGTGCAGGTAGTATTCAACTGCGAGGTGGAAACATCAGCCTAACTGATGGTTCAGTCGTTATCACAGATACTTTGGGGAATGGCACACCAGGAACATTGAATGTCTTTGCTTCTGAATCTTTGAAGGTACAAGGGATAGTTGATAATCCAAATAATCAATACTACAGTGGCATATTTGCTGATGTGGCACCAGACGCAACGGGAAATGGCAGCAACATCGTCATTGAAACCAAAGACTTGCAGGTGAGTGATGGTGGTCAAATACAAAGTGCAACTTTTGGGGCTGGTTCTGCGGGCGATTTGAGCGTGAGAGCTAAAGATATTCAAGCCATCGGCGATTCCTTTTTAGGAGCCAGTGGCATATTTTCCCCAGTTAATCCAAGTGCCACTGGCAATGGGGGTAACTTAAATATTGAGACTGGAAGCTTGCGAATTGAAGCAGGCGCTCAGATATTTACTACTACCTTTGGCTTGGGTAAAAGTGGAGAATTAAATATTAATGCTTCTGATATAGAAGTTACAGGCGTCTCAGAAGGAGGTTCCAGCCAAATTTCAGCCACAGTGGAAAAGATATCAGGATTTTCAGATTCTGGGACTGGTCAGGGTGGGAATGTGAATATTCAATCCCGAAGTTTACGCCTTGTAGATGGCGGTCAAGTAGCTTCTGCTACCACTGGCTCAGGAAATGCTGGGAATTTGCAAATTAACGCTGACAATGTTGAGTTGGTAGGTACTAGTACATTGGGCCGTAGTGGGTTATTTGCTAGCGCTATCCAAGACAGTGGCAATGGAGGCAATATCACAGTTACTGCTAATCAGTTAACAATTCGCGATGGTGCCACCATTAGTGTGAGCAACTTCCAAAGCCAAGACCCAAATAACAAAGGCACAGGGGCAGCGGGTAGTATTCAAATTAACGCCCCTACCCTGCTACTGAAAAACCAAGGCTCAATTACTGCTGATACTAATGCTGGCGATTTTGGGGACATCACTATCGAATCGCAAAACTTGGTGATGCGTCAAGGGAGTAAAATCAGTACCAATGCCCTTAACAGTTCCAATGGCGGTAATCTTACCATCTCCACTGATACTTTAGTCGCCGTGGAAAATAGCGACATCACTGCAAACGCCCAAAAAGGTTTTGGCGGACGGGTGGTGGTGAATGCTCAAGGTATTTTTGGTACCCAGTTCCGCGAACAAGATACCTCAGAGAGTGACATTACCGCTTCCTCGGAACTAGGTTCGGAGTTTAATGGTACGGTGCAAATCGACACGGTAGATGTGGACCCATCACGCGGGTTAGTGAAACTACCAACAAGTTTAACCGACTCCTCCCAGCGAATTGCTACAGGTTGTGCTGCTACGGCGAAAAATAATAGTTTAGTCTTCAGTGGTCGGGGTGGAATACCAGAAAATCCCAACTATACCTTACGAGGTCAGACTTTATGGTATGATACCCGGAATTTTTCAGAGCCACAGAAGGCAGAGAGAACTCTGAGCGGCGGAAGCCCCCGCTCAGAAGTTCAGTCGGACAGAAGGCAGACACCAGAAGAAACTATTGTGGAGGCGCAAGGATGGGTTGTCGATGCCGATGGTAAGGTAGAGTTGGTGGCGGTGGTACCCAATGCTAGTCCTAAGTTGCAGGCTCCTGGTTGTGGTGGAGCGTAG
- a CDS encoding NF038122 family metalloprotease has translation MKSISNQKSTIYSRSNKRNRGTRRWKLSLLTFIVYVVAIANLKLVQADTTYTTTGATTTTKFQIYYGPETTLDQMIGMELAANVWSEFLADDVTIKLFATTTDAVPENVLGSATAEMLVPKTSYQTFLSKFNADRKSQNDGTAYTNFQKIDDDDDDSGLRVMVNNQKVSDIGYINFTRANAKALGMLSSTDAGFDGHIVLNKDLTNLNSDPNNPLTWSYNYTNNSIPSNSLDFLTTAVHEMGHMLGFLSGVDNPNLITAIKNKKNSGATITDSVVEKSITPLDLYRFSTQSKDKVISGDDDSPDIKGIPDLSIGVDPFFTFNRGNSKIEDMTKGEDITLGGDGEQASHWQKGKAGIMEPYLEASKREVIANTDLTALDSIGWDIDSTAIELDQLGAILPTLYNQAKATAENKMANSSTWFLTSPPELVNPISVDNSSYTGDDDDGDDDENDDDDDATSPLLSPQDPSLTSYCNDTTNYNTSECIIWRSSTYQEYWKEYFQKLGFLNQKWQPNALTTSDTKSVPEPSATKAPLL, from the coding sequence ATGAAAAGCATTAGTAATCAGAAATCTACCATCTACAGTCGCTCAAATAAGAGAAATCGAGGGACTCGTCGTTGGAAGTTATCTTTGCTAACCTTCATTGTCTATGTTGTAGCTATTGCTAACCTCAAGTTAGTACAGGCAGACACAACATATACTACAACTGGAGCAACAACGACAACAAAATTCCAAATCTACTACGGACCTGAGACTACCCTAGACCAGATGATTGGTATGGAGTTGGCAGCCAATGTGTGGAGCGAATTCCTTGCCGATGATGTCACCATCAAACTGTTTGCTACGACCACTGATGCGGTACCTGAAAACGTTCTTGGAAGTGCAACAGCAGAGATGCTGGTTCCAAAGACTTCTTACCAAACTTTTCTCTCTAAGTTTAATGCAGATAGAAAATCACAAAATGATGGTACTGCCTACACAAACTTTCAGAAGATAGACGACGACGATGATGATTCTGGGTTGAGGGTGATGGTCAATAATCAGAAGGTATCGGATATTGGCTACATCAACTTTACCCGTGCTAATGCCAAAGCCCTAGGAATGCTTTCCAGTACAGACGCTGGTTTTGATGGACATATTGTCTTAAATAAAGACCTCACAAACCTAAATAGTGACCCAAACAACCCATTGACATGGAGTTATAACTACACAAACAACTCGATTCCGTCTAACAGCTTAGACTTTTTGACTACGGCGGTACATGAAATGGGTCATATGCTAGGCTTTCTTAGCGGGGTGGATAATCCCAACTTAATAACAGCGATAAAAAACAAAAAAAACTCTGGTGCAACCATAACAGATTCTGTTGTAGAGAAAAGTATCACTCCACTAGACCTATACCGCTTCTCTACTCAAAGCAAAGACAAGGTCATCTCAGGTGACGATGACAGTCCCGATATCAAGGGAATACCAGACTTATCAATTGGTGTCGATCCTTTCTTTACCTTTAACAGAGGCAATTCAAAGATTGAGGACATGACAAAAGGAGAAGATATCACCTTAGGTGGCGATGGTGAGCAGGCTTCTCACTGGCAAAAAGGCAAAGCCGGCATCATGGAACCCTATCTGGAAGCAAGTAAGAGAGAGGTCATCGCAAATACAGATCTCACTGCATTGGATTCAATTGGCTGGGATATAGATTCGACAGCTATAGAATTAGACCAATTAGGGGCTATCCTACCAACTCTATACAATCAAGCCAAGGCTACAGCAGAAAACAAGATGGCAAATTCCTCTACTTGGTTTCTGACCTCTCCCCCAGAACTGGTCAATCCTATAAGCGTGGATAACAGTAGTTATACAGGAGATGACGACGATGGTGATGATGATGAGAATGATGACGATGACGACGCAACCTCTCCCTTACTGTCTCCACAAGACCCATCTCTAACAAGTTATTGCAATGATACAACAAATTACAACACATCCGAGTGCATAATATGGCGCTCCTCTACTTACCAAGAATATTGGAAAGAGTATTTCCAAAAATTAGGTTTTCTGAACCAAAAATGGCAGCCAAATGCACTAACCACCTCTGATACCAAATCCGTGCCAGAACCATCTGCTACTAAAGCACCCCTCCTTTAG
- a CDS encoding DUF928 domain-containing protein has translation MWVTLGAAQVTFKPPRILAPKESTGGASRQADNCLFAQTTSATNSVTPLLPSSRIGLTVKERPAILVYIPRTTVKKALFSVQDEQDTNLYQTTIDLPEKPGVMAIKLPKSVPGLKTGKNYQWSLAMICSGELLEPDSPLVSGWIQRVHPPVSLKNHGHSSPSLELVSHLAKSGIWYDTIFEHARLRQAQPKNATITASWKQLLNDVGLNAIAHAPLTN, from the coding sequence ATGTGGGTAACACTAGGTGCAGCCCAAGTGACATTCAAACCACCACGGATACTTGCACCGAAGGAGTCCACAGGCGGAGCTTCCCGGCAAGCTGACAACTGCCTGTTTGCTCAGACAACAAGCGCTACCAACTCGGTAACACCCCTACTTCCATCAAGCAGAATCGGCTTAACTGTCAAGGAGCGTCCGGCAATACTTGTCTACATTCCGCGAACTACCGTCAAAAAAGCATTGTTTAGTGTGCAAGATGAACAAGACACAAACCTCTACCAAACAACCATCGACTTGCCAGAAAAACCTGGTGTGATGGCAATCAAACTCCCAAAATCCGTGCCTGGACTCAAGACAGGCAAGAATTATCAATGGTCTTTGGCAATGATTTGCTCTGGTGAATTATTAGAGCCGGATAGTCCGTTGGTCAGTGGATGGATTCAGCGAGTCCATCCCCCTGTTAGCTTGAAAAATCACGGTCATTCGTCTCCTTCCTTAGAGTTGGTTTCTCACTTAGCCAAAAGTGGTATTTGGTATGATACCATCTTTGAACATGCCCGATTAAGGCAAGCCCAACCTAAGAATGCAACCATAACAGCTTCCTGGAAACAACTGTTAAATGATGTGGGTTTGAATGCGATCGCCCATGCTCCTTTGACGAATTAA
- a CDS encoding CHASE2 domain-containing protein, producing MRFNWKTLFQRVSPFWKSRLIRRVVKTQWRFRFVLLTAPSVAFCVIVGGMAGLFQLLEWETLEQFYNLRPSEPPEKRILIVAIDETDISQVGKWPIPDRVLADLLIKLKAQQPAVIGLDIYRDLPVKPGHETLVKVMKSTPNLIGVMKLAGAHKVPPPRTLSQQDQVALVDWVEDRDGKVRRGLLSAGDDKGEIFLGLASRLSVMYLERQGISLKPLDDNGDSLQLGKAVFTPLKGTEFNYQRSDIGGYQILLNYRGFGDSFDIVTLREVLNGSVAPERIRDRIVLIGTTAKSIRDEFYVGYRKNAQHNSRTPKPGVMVHANLTSQIISAAIDGRPLIRVWSYHAEWLWIFCWSFISSGLTWKLLYINSNRQQRFRGLLFIGIIFAISIILMTAYLAFLVGWWIPSVSPLLALIGSAIITANFYKKFKLAQANKQLQEYSRTLEQRVRERTKELEAAKIAADVANFAKSEFLANMSHELRTPLNGILGYAQILQRSSTLMKSEMDGIRIIHQCGSHLLTLINDILDLSKIESRKLELYKSDFHFSSFLTAVAEMCRIRAVQKGIFFIYQGDPFLPECVCADQKRLRQILINLLGNAIKFTENGGVTFKVELLETHRKAESLIHKVRFLVEDTGVGMTPEQIKKIFLPFEQVSEKKNRTEGTGLGLTISSKLAELMGSKIQVESTLGVGSKFWLNLDLLLACDWVNTATVVQDKKIIGIQEKKPKVLIVDDQSHNRSVVIQLLESIGFLCFEATNGHEGLVKFGEIQPDLILTDIAMPVMDGLEMMGTIRSSLKLQNLPIIASSASVFEVDRYKSLQAGANEFLPKPIQIDELLKLLKKYLQLEWIYEETTSQEQISSPTPSAVSKTELIPPAAAELKRLLDFAMRGNIQGIEILLDELERLDDKFLPFTTEVRQLADNFQIKNIRKFIQSFQSKIP from the coding sequence ATGCGGTTCAATTGGAAAACCTTATTTCAACGTGTCTCGCCATTCTGGAAGTCTAGACTCATCCGTAGGGTGGTCAAAACGCAGTGGCGCTTTCGCTTTGTACTGCTTACAGCTCCCAGTGTGGCGTTTTGCGTCATTGTTGGGGGAATGGCTGGATTGTTCCAACTGCTGGAGTGGGAAACCCTAGAGCAATTTTATAATCTGCGTCCCAGCGAACCACCGGAAAAGCGCATTCTCATCGTCGCCATTGATGAAACAGACATCTCCCAAGTCGGTAAATGGCCAATTCCTGATCGTGTTTTAGCTGATTTGCTCATCAAGCTGAAAGCACAACAACCAGCAGTTATTGGCTTAGATATTTATCGAGATTTGCCTGTAAAACCAGGTCATGAGACCTTGGTTAAGGTGATGAAGTCTACACCGAACTTGATTGGTGTCATGAAACTGGCGGGAGCGCACAAGGTGCCTCCACCCCGCACCTTATCGCAACAAGACCAAGTAGCTCTTGTGGATTGGGTTGAGGATAGAGATGGCAAGGTACGGCGAGGCTTGCTGTCTGCTGGTGATGACAAAGGTGAAATTTTTTTGGGGTTAGCGTCTCGCTTAAGTGTAATGTATCTAGAACGCCAAGGTATTTCCTTAAAGCCCCTCGACGACAATGGAGATTCTTTGCAGTTGGGGAAAGCGGTATTTACACCTCTTAAGGGCACGGAGTTTAATTATCAACGATCAGATATCGGGGGATACCAAATTTTACTCAACTACCGGGGCTTTGGGGATAGCTTTGATATAGTGACTCTGCGGGAAGTGCTAAATGGTTCTGTGGCTCCGGAACGGATACGCGATCGCATTGTTTTGATTGGTACCACAGCCAAGAGTATCCGTGACGAGTTTTACGTAGGCTACAGGAAGAATGCACAACATAATAGTCGAACACCCAAGCCAGGGGTGATGGTTCACGCCAATTTAACCAGTCAAATCATCAGTGCAGCAATTGATGGACGACCTCTGATACGAGTTTGGTCTTATCATGCAGAGTGGCTGTGGATTTTCTGCTGGTCTTTTATTAGTAGTGGTCTTACTTGGAAATTGCTGTATATCAACTCCAACCGTCAGCAACGATTTCGGGGATTGCTGTTTATAGGAATAATATTTGCAATATCGATTATCTTAATGACTGCCTATCTGGCGTTTCTTGTAGGTTGGTGGATTCCCTCAGTTTCACCCTTACTGGCTCTGATTGGCAGTGCAATTATCACTGCCAACTTTTATAAAAAATTCAAACTAGCACAAGCCAACAAGCAACTACAGGAGTATTCTCGCACTCTCGAGCAAAGAGTCAGAGAGCGCACCAAAGAATTAGAAGCAGCCAAAATCGCCGCTGATGTTGCAAACTTTGCCAAAAGCGAATTTCTGGCAAATATGAGTCATGAACTGCGTACACCCCTCAACGGTATTCTAGGGTACGCACAAATCCTGCAACGCTCTTCCACCCTGATGAAATCTGAGATGGATGGCATTCGCATCATTCATCAGTGTGGTTCCCACCTGCTAACCCTGATCAACGATATTTTAGACCTGTCTAAAATTGAATCTCGCAAACTAGAACTATACAAGAGTGATTTTCATTTCTCGTCCTTCTTAACGGCAGTGGCGGAAATGTGTCGGATCCGTGCTGTCCAAAAAGGTATATTTTTTATATACCAAGGCGATCCCTTTCTCCCAGAATGTGTTTGCGCTGATCAAAAACGGTTGCGGCAAATATTAATTAATTTACTGGGTAATGCCATTAAATTTACTGAAAATGGGGGAGTCACTTTCAAAGTAGAGTTATTAGAAACACACAGAAAAGCCGAATCCCTGATCCACAAAGTGAGATTCCTAGTCGAAGATACCGGAGTAGGGATGACACCAGAACAAATAAAAAAGATTTTTTTGCCTTTTGAACAGGTGTCCGAAAAAAAGAACAGAACAGAAGGAACAGGTTTGGGTTTAACAATTAGCTCTAAACTTGCTGAGTTAATGGGAAGTAAAATCCAAGTTGAAAGTACTTTGGGCGTTGGCAGTAAATTTTGGTTAAATCTAGACTTATTGCTAGCCTGCGACTGGGTCAATACAGCCACCGTAGTCCAAGATAAAAAGATTATTGGTATTCAAGAGAAAAAGCCAAAAGTTCTCATTGTCGATGACCAATCGCACAATCGTTCCGTTGTCATCCAACTACTCGAATCCATTGGATTTTTATGCTTTGAGGCTACCAACGGTCACGAGGGTTTAGTAAAATTCGGGGAAATTCAGCCAGATTTAATATTAACTGATATCGCAATGCCAGTGATGGATGGCTTGGAAATGATGGGTACCATTAGGAGTTCGCTTAAACTGCAAAATCTGCCAATTATTGCCTCCTCTGCCAGTGTCTTTGAGGTTGACCGCTACAAAAGCTTGCAAGCAGGGGCGAATGAATTTTTGCCTAAACCAATCCAGATCGACGAGCTGCTGAAGCTGCTTAAGAAGTATTTACAACTGGAATGGATTTATGAAGAAACCACTAGCCAAGAGCAAATATCTTCCCCTACTCCATCTGCTGTTTCCAAGACAGAATTAATACCCCCAGCAGCAGCGGAACTGAAAAGATTGTTAGATTTTGCTATGAGAGGGAATATTCAAGGTATAGAGATATTGTTGGATGAACTGGAGAGATTAGATGATAAATTTCTACCGTTTACTACAGAAGTTCGTCAATTGGCTGACAACTTCCAAATCAAGAATATCCGTAAATTCATTCAATCTTTCCAGAGTAAAATTCCATGA